In the Gasterosteus aculeatus chromosome X, fGasAcu3.hap1.1, whole genome shotgun sequence genome, one interval contains:
- the stra6 gene encoding receptor for retinol uptake stra6, with translation MDKDAVLDYEYPDLDPLPSKIGKEVILPCDPTADDKLYHICITAISLVIMLILAILARRTKAGSRQKGLPGLLSPVNFLDHTQHKGLAVAVFGVLLCKLWGLITSPNPLPFTTDTENKQNWVILGVFYYPALYYPLLACGTLHNKVGYVLGSLLSWTHFGVLVWQKIDCPKTPLIHKYYSLFSSLPQIACLAFLSFQYPLFLFKGLKGTEKNNASEDLSSSYYKDYVKKILKMKKTTKISTSSSETPKLSQRITDAVKSYIYTPEEAFRFPLKLAISAVVSFVSLYQIGLLLISAVVPHLQTARMGVDEDIANVLAGFKIMLSPDKHEVTRIVIHYIWCVEVCYISAMTLSGLVNLAMLMRSMVLHRSNLKGLYRGDIYNVYNCQRRIRASRPALVCWMGFTSFTAAHICIGMIIQTMVFFLCLLVTVFLIFMPVLHGQNLILFQILWSMWPFWLMILLAVLIQHITGRFCFIKKTAGTRDLDNRGNLFLLTYLLFPVNVLIGVLLAVWRMIITALFNIVHMGRMDISLLNRNVEAFDPAYRCYAHYLKIEVSQSHPVMKAFCGMMLQSVGQESSAAEGSRGAEEGIQLVNQEKKQQKVSDAKRARRHWHLLYTLVNNPSLVGTRKHFLRQAAESFVNGSLDRSAKEGGKKEAATKEAATKEADTAASK, from the exons ATGGATAAGGATGCTGTACTTGACTACGAGtaccccgacctggatcctttACCGTCCAAAATTGGAAAAGA agtaATCCTTCCATGTGACCCTACGGCTGATGACAAGCTCTACCACATATGCATCACTGCAATATCT CTCGTTATCATGCTGATCCTGGCCATCTTAGCCAGACGCACAAAGGCGGGCAGCAGACAGAAGGGACTCCCCGGCTTACTCAG TCCGGTCAACTTCCTGGATCATACGCAGCACAAGGGCCTTGCAGTGGCCGTGTTTGGAGTGCTTCTGTGCAAACTGTGGGGCCTGATCACGTCTCCAAACCCCCTCCCCTTCACAACCGACACGGAGAACAAGC AGAACTGGGTGATTCTGGGAGTCTTCTACTACCCCGCACTATACTACCCTCTCCTGGCATGTGGTACTTTACATAATAAAGTTGGCTATGTACTTGGTAGCCTCTTGTCTTGGACACACTTTGGTGTTCTGGTCTGGCAGAAAATTGACTGTCCCAAAACACCATTG ATACACAAGTACTACTCACTTTTCTCCAGCTTGCCCCAGATAGCTTGCTTGGCATTCCTTAGTTTCCAGTATCCCCTTTTTCTATTCAAGGGCTTAAAGGGCACAGAAAAGAACAATGCTTCGGAG GATCTCAGCAGCAGCTACTATAAAGATTATGTGAAGAAAATACTCAAGATGAAGAAGACCACCAAAATCAG CACATCCAGCTCAGAGACCCCAAAGCTCTCTCAAAGAATAACTGATGCTGTGAAGTCGTATATTTATACACCAGAGGAAG CCTTCCGGTTTCCACTGAAGTTGGCTATTTCTGCTGTGGTGTCATTTGTTAGCCTCTATCAG ATTGGTCTTCTACTGATCTCAGCAGTGGTGCCGCATCTCCAGACTGCCCGCATGGGGGTCGATGAAGACATTGCCAACGTTTTAGCTGGCTTCAAGATCATGCTGTCTCCGGACAAACATGAAGTGACCAGAATAGTGATTCATTACATATGGTGTGTAGAAG TGTGCTATATCTCAGCAATGACCCTCTCTGGTTTGGTCAACTTGGCCATGCTCATGCGCTCCATGGTTCTGCATCG GTCAAACCTGAAGGGGCTGTACAGAGGAGATATCTATAATGTTTACAACTGCCAGAGACGGATCAGGGCTTCGCGACCAGCACTGGTCTGCTGGATGGGATTCACCAGCTTCACTGCAGCTCACATTTGCATCG GCATGATCATCCAAACCATGGTATTCTTCCTCTGCCTTCTGGTCAccgtcttcctcatcttcatgCCTGTACTGCACGGACAGAATCTGATTCTCTTTCAGATCCTGTGGAGCATGTG GCCCTTCTGGCTGATGATTCTCTTGGCTGTGTTGATTCAACATATCACAGGCAGGTTTTGCTTCATCAAAAAAACGGCGGGAACACGAGACCTTGACAACAG GGGGAATCTGTTCCTGCTGACGTACCTGCTCTTTCCAGTCAATGTTCTGATCGGGGTGCTACTGGCAGTGTGGCGCATGATCATCACCGCCCTGTTCAACATTGTCCACATGGGACGAATGGACATCAGTCTTCTTAACCGCAATGTGGAGGCATTTGACCCAG CCTACCGCTGCTATGCTCATTATCTGAAGATTGAGGTGAGCCAGTCGCACCCTGTGATGAAGGCCTTCTGCGGGATGATGCTGCAGTCCGTGGGCCAGGAGAGCAGCGCTGCAGAGGGGTCGCGGGGTGCTGAAGAGG GGATCCAGCTGGTCAATCAggagaaaaaacagcaaaaggtGTCCGACGCAAAGAGGGCCCGCAGGCACTGGCATCTCCTCTACACCCTGGTCAACAACCCCTCCCTGGTGGGAACCAGGAAGCACTTCCTGCGCCAGGCCGCAGAGAGCTTCGTGAACGGGAGCCTGGACCGCAGCGCCAAGGAGGGGGGCAAGAAGGAGGCAGCAACCAAGGAGGCAGCAACCAAGGAGGCGGACACCGCTGCCAGCAAATGA
- the islr2 gene encoding immunoglobulin superfamily containing leucine-rich repeat protein 2 translates to MARRLLQLLALWTTVVGNVQCCPELCSCQDKHTHQIADCAYKELQEVPEGLPSNVTTVNLSANKIKLLKSKSFIDITQVSSLWLAHNEIVTIETDTLAPLIQLRNLDISRNKIVDFPWEDLRNLTGLQLLRMNNNEMVNLPKDAFTNLKDLRSLRINHNKFTVIEQGTFSALSSMSHLQIFDNPFTCSCNLEWLRDWITTTKISVPSPNLITCEAPEHLKGTMVTLIPKLDCVAPTVKISSEPNVENTEISEGLMVILNCETTGSPTPQISWEVTAGNQNFLFSLPSTGEMNDVPINDKTTNGRFLVFRNGSLIVPRMSKREDGDYSCSAGNDLGRAESSVKLAMAVTQKHGIDSKPDSTLEKIRPSVKKPAEAGSSINNVINWTKPDGKPKGGPEGPFDKSAGTGQVVKEHTFASKCGVRESSEYISNHAFNLSLEDLKQYTFDSGVIALEVSETEAKVQLNPLQLPSSKSNLHVSQTENQETVSKDAFAPYQSSSSKVTLNMLYLCVNTGNGHSMVQWSNIEEGVNAYRFHGLHPGTNYTLCLTHGGQDCQVQVVFTTRKKIPSLLIIVVVSIFLLGLATVPLFGATCCHLLYKYQGKTYKLIMKAQNPDQMEKQATGDFDPRASFVESEKTFDPSELGEGEGEADGEEGDGEADGSVVTESIPGSSSKTNPEEFEVGSEYSDKLPLGAEAVNISEEINGNYKQPSR, encoded by the coding sequence ATGGCGCGACGgctcctgcagcttcttgcCTTGTGGACGACTGTGGTCGGCAATGTGCAGTGCTGTCCAGAGCTCTGTAGCTGCCAGGATAAACATACCCACCAGATTGCTGACTGTGCTTACAAAGAGCTGCAGGAGGTACCTGAGGGTCTCCCCTCCAATGTTACCACTGTGAACCTTTCTGCCAACAAGATTAAATTACTGAAAAGTAAAAGCTTCATCGATATCACACAAGTCTCCTCTCTCTGGCTGGCCCACAATGAGATTGTTACCATAGAAACGGACACCTTGGCCCCCTTGATCCAGCTCCGCAACCTGGACATCAGCCGCAACAAAATTGTGGACTTTCCCTGGGAGGACCTGCGCAACCTCACAGGCCTGCAGCTTCTGAGAATGAACAACAATGAGATGGTGAACCTTCCAAAAGACGCCTTTACCAATCTCAAAGACCTACGCTCGCTGCGAATCAACCACAACAAGTTCACCGTCATTGAGCAGGGTACATTCAGTGCGCTCTCCTCCATGTCTCACCTGCAGATTTTCGACAACCCTTTCACGTGCTCCTGCAATCTGGAGTGGCTGAGGGATTGGATCACGACAACCAAGATATCTGTCCCCAGTCCAAACTTAATTACATGTGAGGCCCCCGAACACCTGAAGGGTACAATGGTTACGTTGATTCCCAAACTGGACTGTGTAGCCCCAACCGTCAAAATATCCAGCGAACCCAACGTTGAGAACACAGAGATCAGTGAGGGATTGATGGTCATCTTAAATTGTGAGACAACGGGGAGCCCCACACCGCAGATCAGCTGGGAGGTGACTGCAGGAAATCAGAATTTTCTGTTCTCCCTGCCCTCCACCGGAGAGATGAATGATGTGCCAATTAATGATAAAACAACCAACGGTCGATTCCTGGTCTTTAGAAACGGCTCTCTCATCGTCCCTCGGATGAGTAAAAGGGAAGATGGAGATTACAGCTGCTCTGCGGGGAATGATTTAGGCAGGGCTGAGAGCAGTGTTAAACTGGCTATGGCTGTCACCCAAAAACATGGCATAGACTCGAAGCCCGATTCTACACTGGAGAAGATCCGCCCATCAGTTAAAAAACCTGCAGAGGCCGGTAGCTCCATAAACAACGTCATCAACTGGACCAAGCCCGACGGAAAGCCAAAGGGAGGCCCTGAAGGTCCATTCGACAAAAGTGCCGGCACGGGGCAGGTCGTAAAGGAGCACACCTTTGCAAGCAAGTGCGGCGTGAGGGAAAGCAGTGAATACATCTCGAACCACGCCTTCAACCTGAGCTTGGAGGACCTGAAGCAGTACACGTTTGATTCGGGCGTTATTGCCTTAGAAGTGTCAGAGACAGAGGCCAAAGTTCAGCTAAATCCGCTGCAGCTTCCCAGCAGCAAATCTAACCTTCACGTGAGTCAGACTGAGAACCAGGAAACAGTGAGTAAAGATGCCTTTGCCCCGTACCAGTCCTCATCCAGTAAAGTCACCTTGAACATGCTCTACCTCTGTGTAAATACAGGCAATGGACACTCCATGGTTCAGTGGTCCAATATAGAGGAGGGGGTTAACGCCTACCGCTTCCATGGTTTACATCCCGGCACCAATTACACACTTTGTCTCACCCATGGGGGGCAGGACTGCCAAGTCCAAGTGGTCTTCACGACCAGGAAGAAGATCCCCTCCCTGCTTATCATTGTGGTTGTTAGCATTTTCCTCCTGGGTCTGGCCACTGTCCCCTTATTTGGGGCCACCTGCTGTCATTTGTTATACAAGTACCAAGGAAAAACCTACAAGCTGATCATGAAGGCTCAGAATCCGGATCAGATGGAGAAACAGGCAACGGGAGATTTCGATCCCAGGGCGTCCTTTGTGGAGTCGGAGAAAACCTTCGACCCCAGCGAGTTaggcgagggggagggagaggccgACGGGGAGGAAGGAGACGGGGAGGCCGACGGGAGCGTGGTGACAGAGTCCATCCCCGGGTCCTCATCCAAAACCAACCCGGAGGAGTTCGAAGTGGGCTCGGAGTACAGCGACAAATTACCGCTGGGAGCGGAGGCGGTCAACATCTCGGAGGAGATCAACGGCAACTACAAGCAGCCGAGCCGCTGA
- the sema7a gene encoding semaphorin-7A isoform X2 codes for MLRLVSLYIWLSRDVQLVLNAPTLGSGNNPRLLLSKDYSSSGIEYEVSQKHSVFFYDEDSEQIYVGGTDFVLNLDVDDYRVKEFSSANNQTHAIVESYEGTGISPFVSTHNSVTLAADGDLYSAVPLDPDGSSLQFRRKAGGRTNVWMYDGWLSEPTFISASWVRRGEDPDNEKIYVFFREKNSDPNPEADPWISRVARVCKVDEGGTKRFFQNMWTSFLKARLVCGFSGESLYFNRLQDVYVMHAEDWKDTRVYALFSLFTSSWNSTAVCVYSIEMIEEVFENSTFKGYNKEVPKPRPGTCVKNSRELPLATVNMVKDYPEMTDWVHSVHCKVPFYISNNNYTNIAVDRVQAADQSMYNVLLLATDSGTIHKVLESGSEPFIISETQLPNCSSIKSMKLVSKKKKLVVGLPERISIMDLQRCQEYNKSCADCVLARDPYCAWTQFGCTPTTLGGIQNLIDGNISLCPASEKLINRTKRDIASPSPVDLGTIHSVPLSVPFYLSCPIESYHAVYTWEHGGHSHPCLQMQSNCLHLIPAMAKEHYGRYNCVSKEKDYTKVVKTYRLTEQRILDTNKHTKVFDTSFKINHASAVASQKALIALGLAVLGILRYC; via the exons ATGTTGCGACTTGTTTCATTGTATATTTGGCTTTCCCGGGACGTTCAACTCGTCCTTAATGCGCCGACTCTCGGTTCTGGAAATAACCCAAGACTGCTGCTGAGCAAAG ACTACAGCAGTAGTGGAATTGAATACGAAGTTTCTCAGAAACACAGCGTGTTCTTCTATGACGAGGACTCTGAGCAGATATATGTCGGGGGGACAGACTTTGTGCTGAACCTTGATGTGGATGATTATCGTGTTAAAGAG TTTTCTTCAGCGAACAACCAGACTCATGCAATAGTGGAGAGTTATGAGGGGACGGGCATCTCTCCGTTTGTTTCCACACATAACTCCGTGACCCTCGCAGCGG ACGGGGATCTATACTCAGCGGTGCCTTTGGATCCTGATGGAAGTTCATTACAATTCAGAAGGAAAGCTGGAGGCAGAACTAACGTCTGGATGTACGACGGCTGGCTCTCAG AGCCCACGTTCATCTCCGCTTCCTGGGTAAGGCGGGGGGAGGACCCTGATAACGAGAAAATCTACGTATTTTTCCGTGAGAAGAACTCTGATCCGAATCCGGAGGCCGACCCCTGGATATCCAGGGTTGCCAGAGTTTGTAAG GTAGATGAAGGTGGAACGAAACGATTCTTCCAGAACATGTGGACATCTTTCCTCAAGGCCCGGCTTGTCTGTGGGTTTTCAGGGGAATCGCTGTATTTCAACCGTCTTCAAGACGTTTATGTGATGCATGCTGAGGACTGGAAAGACACTCGTGTCTATGCCCTTTTCTCGCTTTTCACAAGCAGCTG GAACTCCACAGCAGTGTGCGTCTATTCTATAGAAATGATTGAGGAAGTATTTGAGAACTCAACTTTCAAGGGCTACAACAAAGAAGTCCCAAAACCAAGGCCGGGAACG TGTGTAAAAAACAGCAGAGAGTTGCCACTGGCCACTGTCAACATGGTGAAGGATTACCCAGAAATGACTGACTGGGTTCACTCCGTGCATTGTAAAGTGCCATTTTACATAAGCAACAACAACTACACAAACATAGCTGTGGACCGCGTACAGGCGGCAGACCAGAGCATGTATAACGTTCTGCTTCTGGCTACTG ACTCTGGAACAATACACAAAGTCTTGGAGTCGGGATCAGAACCGTTCATCATCTCTGAAACACAACTCCCCAACTGTTCAAGCATAAAATCTATGAAGCTTGTCTCCAAAAAG AAAAAGTTAGTGGTGGGTTTACCGGAGAGAATTTCTATCATGGACCTCCAGAGGTGTCAGGAGTACAACAAGTCCTGCGCAGACTGTGTTCTGGCCCGGGACCCGTACTGCGCCTGGACGCAGTTCGGATGCACCCCGactactct TGGAGGCATTCAGAACCTCATTGACGGGAACATAAGTCTATGTCCTGCATCAG agaagttaataaaCCGGACCAAACGGGACATAGCGTCACCATCCCCGGTGGATTTGGGGACAATTCACTCTGTCCCCTTGAGTGTCCCTTTCTATCTGTCATGTCCTATAGAGTCCTACCACGCTGTCTACACCTGGGAGCATGGAGGCCACAGCCACCCTTGTCTCCAAATGCAGTCCAACTGCCTGCACCTCATCCCAGCCATGGCGAAGGAGCACTACGGTCGCTACAACTGCGTTTCCAAAGAGAAAGACTACACCAAAGTGGTGAAAACGTATCGGCTTACGGAGCAAAGGATTCTAGATACGAATAAGCACACTAAGGTATTCGATAcctctttcaaaataaatcacGCATCAGCTGTCGCGTCACAGAAGGCATTGATTGCTCTTGGACTTgctgttttggggattttaagATATTGCTGA
- the sema7a gene encoding semaphorin-7A isoform X1 yields the protein MLRLVSLYIWLSRDVQLVLNAPTLGSGNNPRLLLSKDYSSSGIEYEVSQKHSVFFYDEDSEQIYVGGTDFVLNLDVDDYRVKERFRLKNLGHQQCQEGQCENVITVIEQFQGSLFVCGTNGNNPQCWKLFSSANNQTHAIVESYEGTGISPFVSTHNSVTLAADGDLYSAVPLDPDGSSLQFRRKAGGRTNVWMYDGWLSEPTFISASWVRRGEDPDNEKIYVFFREKNSDPNPEADPWISRVARVCKVDEGGTKRFFQNMWTSFLKARLVCGFSGESLYFNRLQDVYVMHAEDWKDTRVYALFSLFTSSWNSTAVCVYSIEMIEEVFENSTFKGYNKEVPKPRPGTCVKNSRELPLATVNMVKDYPEMTDWVHSVHCKVPFYISNNNYTNIAVDRVQAADQSMYNVLLLATDSGTIHKVLESGSEPFIISETQLPNCSSIKSMKLVSKKKKLVVGLPERISIMDLQRCQEYNKSCADCVLARDPYCAWTQFGCTPTTLGGIQNLIDGNISLCPASEKLINRTKRDIASPSPVDLGTIHSVPLSVPFYLSCPIESYHAVYTWEHGGHSHPCLQMQSNCLHLIPAMAKEHYGRYNCVSKEKDYTKVVKTYRLTEQRILDTNKHTKVFDTSFKINHASAVASQKALIALGLAVLGILRYC from the exons ATGTTGCGACTTGTTTCATTGTATATTTGGCTTTCCCGGGACGTTCAACTCGTCCTTAATGCGCCGACTCTCGGTTCTGGAAATAACCCAAGACTGCTGCTGAGCAAAG ACTACAGCAGTAGTGGAATTGAATACGAAGTTTCTCAGAAACACAGCGTGTTCTTCTATGACGAGGACTCTGAGCAGATATATGTCGGGGGGACAGACTTTGTGCTGAACCTTGATGTGGATGATTATCGTGTTAAAGAG AGATTCCGTTTAAAGAACTTGGGGCATCAACAGTGCCAAGAG GGTCAATGTGAAAATGTCATTACTGTGATCGAGCAGTTTCAGGGCAGCCTGTTTGTCTGTGGAACAAACGGAAACAACCCTCAGTGTTGGAAGCTT TTTTCTTCAGCGAACAACCAGACTCATGCAATAGTGGAGAGTTATGAGGGGACGGGCATCTCTCCGTTTGTTTCCACACATAACTCCGTGACCCTCGCAGCGG ACGGGGATCTATACTCAGCGGTGCCTTTGGATCCTGATGGAAGTTCATTACAATTCAGAAGGAAAGCTGGAGGCAGAACTAACGTCTGGATGTACGACGGCTGGCTCTCAG AGCCCACGTTCATCTCCGCTTCCTGGGTAAGGCGGGGGGAGGACCCTGATAACGAGAAAATCTACGTATTTTTCCGTGAGAAGAACTCTGATCCGAATCCGGAGGCCGACCCCTGGATATCCAGGGTTGCCAGAGTTTGTAAG GTAGATGAAGGTGGAACGAAACGATTCTTCCAGAACATGTGGACATCTTTCCTCAAGGCCCGGCTTGTCTGTGGGTTTTCAGGGGAATCGCTGTATTTCAACCGTCTTCAAGACGTTTATGTGATGCATGCTGAGGACTGGAAAGACACTCGTGTCTATGCCCTTTTCTCGCTTTTCACAAGCAGCTG GAACTCCACAGCAGTGTGCGTCTATTCTATAGAAATGATTGAGGAAGTATTTGAGAACTCAACTTTCAAGGGCTACAACAAAGAAGTCCCAAAACCAAGGCCGGGAACG TGTGTAAAAAACAGCAGAGAGTTGCCACTGGCCACTGTCAACATGGTGAAGGATTACCCAGAAATGACTGACTGGGTTCACTCCGTGCATTGTAAAGTGCCATTTTACATAAGCAACAACAACTACACAAACATAGCTGTGGACCGCGTACAGGCGGCAGACCAGAGCATGTATAACGTTCTGCTTCTGGCTACTG ACTCTGGAACAATACACAAAGTCTTGGAGTCGGGATCAGAACCGTTCATCATCTCTGAAACACAACTCCCCAACTGTTCAAGCATAAAATCTATGAAGCTTGTCTCCAAAAAG AAAAAGTTAGTGGTGGGTTTACCGGAGAGAATTTCTATCATGGACCTCCAGAGGTGTCAGGAGTACAACAAGTCCTGCGCAGACTGTGTTCTGGCCCGGGACCCGTACTGCGCCTGGACGCAGTTCGGATGCACCCCGactactct TGGAGGCATTCAGAACCTCATTGACGGGAACATAAGTCTATGTCCTGCATCAG agaagttaataaaCCGGACCAAACGGGACATAGCGTCACCATCCCCGGTGGATTTGGGGACAATTCACTCTGTCCCCTTGAGTGTCCCTTTCTATCTGTCATGTCCTATAGAGTCCTACCACGCTGTCTACACCTGGGAGCATGGAGGCCACAGCCACCCTTGTCTCCAAATGCAGTCCAACTGCCTGCACCTCATCCCAGCCATGGCGAAGGAGCACTACGGTCGCTACAACTGCGTTTCCAAAGAGAAAGACTACACCAAAGTGGTGAAAACGTATCGGCTTACGGAGCAAAGGATTCTAGATACGAATAAGCACACTAAGGTATTCGATAcctctttcaaaataaatcacGCATCAGCTGTCGCGTCACAGAAGGCATTGATTGCTCTTGGACTTgctgttttggggattttaagATATTGCTGA
- the commd4 gene encoding COMM domain-containing protein 4 encodes MRFRFCGDLDCPDWVLAEISTLAKISSVKMKLLCAQVLKDLLGEGIDYDKVAKLTADAKFESGDIKASVAVLSFIFSSAAKHDVDSESLSSELQQLGLPKEHTTGLCKSYEDKHSVLQGKLRETSLRLGRLEGVSWRVDYTLSSSELREVNEPLIQLKLQTQGAESGSTETTVVSVSADKFRVLLAELKQAQTRMNALQ; translated from the exons ATG CGGTTTCGCTTCTGTGGGGATTTGGACTGCCCAGACTGGGTCCTTGCCGAAATAAGCACGTTAGCCAAGATT TCGAGTGTAAAAATGAAGCTACTCTGTGCTCAAGTGCTGAAGGATTTGCTCGGGGAAGGCATTGAT TATGATAAAGTTGCAAAGCTTACTGCAGATGCAAAGTTTG AAAGCGGCGATATCAAAGCTAGTGTGGCAGTGCTCAGCTTCATTTTCTCCAGTGCAGCGAAGCATGATGTTGACAGCGAGTCCCTGTCcagtgagctgcagcagctcggtCTGCCGAAAG AACACACAACGGGGCTCTGCAAATCATATGAAGACAAGCACTCCGTGCTGCAAGGCAAACTAAGAGAGACAAGTCTGAGAC TGGGCCGACTAGAGGGCGTGTCCTGGCGCGTCGACTACACTCTGAGCTCCAGTGAGCTGAGGGAGGTGAATGAACCTCTGATTCAACTTAAACTGCAGACACAAGGCGCAGAGTCAGGCTCAACAGAGACAACCGttgtttctgtttctgcagACAAGTTCAGGGTCTTGCTTGCAG AGCTCAAACAAGCGCAGACGAGGATGAATGCACTACAATAA
- the neil1 gene encoding endonuclease 8-like 1, protein MPEGPELHLASLYVNKMCAGVVFTGPVRKSEVSKSPDVPFACEAYLVTAASRGKEVKLTLTPMKSDDSKKGVKEGHADQPMDVVFRFGMSGYFRFTAEDELPKHAHLRFHSRETPSRVLSFVDARRFGSWQPNGTWQPDRGPCVMFEYGRFREKIASHLSDRAFDKPICEVLLNQKYFNGIGNYLRAEILFRLNIPPFVSARTVLEDVFDKKAAVQDDLTDTKTSDGTKQKLEVTRETGDLLRLCHTVPLEVVNLGGKGYDPQKSDYSGFKAWLQCYYVDGMKSIRDHNGRTMWFKGDPGPMAPKDSKAPKTKKRAKKEDDHDYTEKKKVANSRSVRSKKTVTKTPKKEKDSGSADPVCRKVKAPQLGKGSAARKRKTSSAESAAGPQRRSERVTRQNSK, encoded by the exons ATGCCTGAGGGACCAGAGCTCCACCTGGCCAGCCTCTACGTGAACAAAATGTGCGCAGGAGTGGTGTTCACCGGACCCGTCCGAAAGTCCGAGGTCAGCAAGAGTCCCGATGTGCCCTTCGCCTGCGAGGCCTACCTCGTTACTGCGGCTTCCAGAGGGAAGGAAGTGAAGCTCACGCTGACGCCCATGAAGAGTGATGATTCAAAAAAGGGCGTGAAGGAAGGACACGCAGACCAGCCCATGGACGTAGTCTTTCGCTTTGGGATGTCAGGTTATTTCCGCTTCACCGCAGAGGATGAGCTGCCCAAACATGCCCATCTGCGTTTCCATTCCAGAGAGACGCCCAGCAGAGTGCTGAGCTTTGTGGATGCACGCAGGTTTGGCAGCTGGCAGCCCAACGGGACGTGGCAGCCTGATCGAGGGCCTTGCGTCATGTTCGAGTACGGACGCTTCAG GGAAAAGATCGCGTCGCACCTGTCCGACCGTGCCTTTGATAAGCCCATCTGTGAAGTTCTGCTCAATCAGAAGTACTTCAACGGCATCGGGAACTACCTGAGGGCTGAAATTCTTTTTAG GTTGAACATCCCGCCCTTTGTGTCCGCCAGGACCGTTTTAGAAGATGTTTTTGACAAGAAGGCGGCTGTGCAAGATGATCTCACTGACACAAAG ACCTCGGATGGAACTAAACAGAAACTGGAAGTGACGAGGGAGACGGGAGACCTGCTCCGCCTGTGTCATACAGTCCCTCTAGAGGTGGTGAACCTCG GTGGGAAAGGCTACGATCCCCAGAAGTCGGACTATTCTGGCTTTAAGGCGTGGCTGCAGTGTTACTACGTGGATGGAATGAAGTCTATACGGGACCACAACGGCAGAACTATGTGGTTCAAA GGAGATCCAGGCCCCATGGCGCCCAAAG ATTCAAAGGCTCCAAAGACCAAAAAGAGAGCCAAGAAAGAAGATGACCACGAttacacagaaaagaaaaag GTGGCGAACAGTCGCTCTGTACGCTCAAAGAAGACTGTGACCAAaacgccaaagaaagaaaaggattcCGGTTCAGCAGATCCCGTATGCCGAAAGGTAAAAGCACCACAACTTGGAAAGGGATCAGCTGCACGTAAGAGGAAAACCAGCAGCGCCGAGTCAGCTGCAG GTCCACAGAGACGGAGCGAGAGAGTAACCAGGCAgaacagcaaataa